One window from the genome of Faecalibacterium sp. HTF-F encodes:
- a CDS encoding argininosuccinate synthase: protein MSEVKKVVLAYSGGLDTSIIIPWLKEHYNNCEVIAVCGNVGQKGELEGLEERAKASGASKLYIEDLTDEFVEDYVIPTMQAGADYEGYLLGTSFARPILAKRVVEIARAEGADAVCHGSTGKGNDQVRFELAIMHFAPDLKIITPWREWDIQSRDEEIDYAEAHHIPLKISRETNYSKDKNLWHLSHEGLDLEDPGNEPQYEKPGFLELGVSPKTAPDKSEFVELEFEQGVPVALNGEKLKPAAIIAKLNEIGGRNGIGLYDVVENRLVGMKSRGVYETPGGTILYKAHEVLETLTLDKLTAHKKRELAITFGELVYDGQWFSPLRKALSAFVTSTQEHVTGKVRLELYKGNLINAGVWSPYSLYREDIATFAAGGDYKQSDATGFISIYGLPTKVQAIVNNEKEGK, encoded by the coding sequence ATGTCTGAGGTCAAAAAGGTCGTGCTGGCCTACTCCGGCGGTCTGGATACTTCCATTATCATCCCGTGGCTGAAAGAGCACTACAACAACTGCGAGGTCATTGCCGTGTGCGGCAATGTGGGCCAGAAGGGTGAGTTGGAAGGCTTGGAGGAGCGCGCCAAGGCAAGCGGCGCATCCAAGCTGTACATCGAAGACCTGACCGACGAATTTGTGGAGGATTACGTCATCCCCACCATGCAGGCCGGGGCCGATTACGAGGGCTATCTGCTGGGCACCAGCTTTGCCCGCCCCATTCTGGCAAAGCGGGTGGTGGAGATCGCCCGCGCCGAGGGTGCGGATGCGGTCTGCCACGGCAGCACCGGCAAGGGCAACGATCAGGTACGCTTTGAGCTGGCCATCATGCACTTTGCACCCGACCTGAAGATCATCACCCCGTGGCGCGAGTGGGACATCCAGAGCCGCGATGAGGAGATCGACTACGCCGAGGCTCATCACATCCCGCTGAAAATCAGCCGCGAGACCAACTACTCCAAGGACAAGAACCTGTGGCACCTGAGCCACGAGGGCCTTGATCTGGAAGACCCGGGCAATGAGCCCCAGTACGAAAAGCCCGGCTTCCTTGAGCTGGGCGTCAGCCCCAAGACCGCCCCGGACAAGTCCGAGTTCGTGGAGCTGGAATTTGAACAGGGCGTGCCTGTGGCTCTGAACGGCGAGAAGCTGAAGCCCGCCGCCATCATCGCAAAGCTCAACGAGATCGGCGGACGCAACGGCATCGGCCTGTACGACGTGGTGGAGAACCGTCTGGTGGGCATGAAGAGCCGCGGCGTCTACGAGACCCCCGGCGGCACCATCCTGTACAAGGCCCATGAGGTGCTGGAGACCCTGACGCTGGACAAGCTCACCGCCCACAAAAAGCGCGAGCTGGCCATCACCTTTGGTGAGCTGGTCTACGACGGCCAGTGGTTCAGCCCCCTGCGCAAGGCCCTGAGTGCCTTCGTCACCTCCACCCAGGAGCATGTTACCGGCAAGGTGCGTCTGGAACTGTACAAGGGCAACCTCATCAATGCAGGGGTCTGGTCGCCCTACTCCCTCTACCGGGAGGACATCGCCACCTTTGCCGCCGGCGGCGACTACAAGCAGAGTGATGCCACCGGCTTCATCAGCATCTATGGTCTGCCCACCAAGGTGCAGGCCATCGTAAACAACGAAAAAGAAGGTAAATAA
- a CDS encoding YoaK family protein codes for MKPKHRGQMSESFLTAVFLSLSGGLQDAYTYLFRGKVFANAQTGNIVLLSSNLMDGNWERVLHYLVPLCAFALGVLTAEKMQEHFRNMQRLHWRQLVVLGEVLLLFLVGFLPQEQNLLANAIVSFSCAMQVQAFRKVNGYAFASTMCIGDLRSGVEALCVWSRTREPKAKDRMLRYFGIILLFALGSGIGSKSCVWLGGRAIWISCGLLLVSFALMFIREDLEENPVIEKDLAEIRQETREIDHVLRQELQEQQQELKESAVPHHR; via the coding sequence ATGAAACCAAAACATCGCGGACAAATGTCCGAATCTTTTCTTACAGCCGTATTCCTGTCCCTGTCCGGCGGCCTGCAGGACGCCTACACCTATCTGTTCCGCGGCAAGGTATTTGCCAACGCGCAGACCGGCAACATCGTGCTGCTCAGTTCCAACCTGATGGACGGGAACTGGGAGCGGGTGCTGCATTATCTGGTGCCCCTGTGCGCCTTTGCGCTGGGCGTGCTGACCGCCGAAAAGATGCAGGAGCACTTCCGGAACATGCAGCGGCTCCACTGGCGGCAGCTGGTGGTGCTGGGCGAGGTGCTGCTGCTGTTCCTTGTGGGCTTTCTGCCGCAGGAGCAAAACCTGCTGGCCAATGCCATCGTCTCCTTTTCCTGCGCCATGCAGGTGCAGGCGTTCCGCAAGGTGAACGGCTACGCCTTTGCCAGCACCATGTGCATCGGCGACCTGCGCAGCGGCGTGGAGGCCCTGTGTGTCTGGAGCCGCACCCGCGAACCCAAGGCCAAAGACCGGATGCTGCGCTATTTTGGCATCATTCTGCTGTTTGCTCTGGGCTCCGGCATTGGCAGCAAGAGCTGCGTCTGGCTTGGCGGCAGGGCCATCTGGATCTCCTGCGGGCTGCTGCTGGTCAGCTTTGCGCTGATGTTCATTCGTGAAGATCTGGAAGAGAACCCGGTGATCGAAAAAGACCTTGCCGAGATCCGGCAGGAGACCCGGGAGATCGACCACGTCCTCCGTCAGGAGCTGCAGGAACAGCAGCAGGAATTAAAGGAGAGCGCCGTGCCGCACCACAGATGA